The following coding sequences are from one Paenibacillus sp. FSL R5-0912 window:
- a CDS encoding GNAT family N-acetyltransferase: protein MKLRFPHVHTAEETAEVARLAAEIWREYYVSIITAEQIEYMLDKYQSVPAITQQIHHQGYEYYLIHNGEGATVGYMSARQEEGKLFLSKFYIGKEYRGRSYASQALAFLEKLCQERNLTHIWLTVNRDNASSIAVYKRKGFRTLREQMADIGNGFVMDDFIMEKEIPVP from the coding sequence ATGAAACTTAGATTTCCACATGTGCATACAGCGGAAGAAACCGCTGAAGTTGCCCGATTGGCGGCAGAAATATGGCGCGAATATTATGTCTCCATTATTACCGCCGAGCAGATCGAGTATATGCTTGACAAGTACCAGTCGGTTCCTGCAATTACGCAGCAGATCCATCATCAGGGTTATGAATATTACTTAATCCATAACGGGGAAGGCGCCACGGTGGGGTATATGTCGGCGAGACAAGAGGAAGGAAAGCTCTTCTTGAGCAAGTTCTATATAGGCAAGGAGTACAGGGGTCGCAGCTATGCCAGCCAAGCGTTGGCCTTCCTGGAGAAGCTGTGCCAAGAGCGGAACCTGACTCATATTTGGCTAACGGTCAATCGTGATAATGCATCCAGCATTGCAGTCTATAAGAGAAAAGGCTTTCGGACCCTAAGGGAACAAATGGCGGATATCGGGAATGGATTCGTCATGGATGATTTTATTATGGAAAAAGAAATTCCGGTCCCCTGA
- a CDS encoding cache domain-containing sensor histidine kinase, with protein MLSMLIKPIVKLNVKQQLILLFLIMISPILILNSYGNYKAEEILKRHVTNAYVELNKQNFAIINRDIDTVNKITTTVIQNPILQQLNMSGDDPVLERVERYETIEKLLGSYSQGAERGDGIYYSLYVYDPDNYYFFAPNFPQVKKAGVYFFSKGEMPYWFEQVVQQKGHGYLMFTEKLSPQAEDLKTLTYVRAVNNIYRGAGTIGVLVVTKMESKIGESLKSISLPDGEIYLTDMSNRVLASTTNSTGEVIALPEGSEAGDPEGTEDIITDDFIYVVNNNHAFEQKLVYKVPVKALLQQQNEMKRVIQYITVAYALFGLIIITYFWRSLMTPLQKLAFFVRKYEPGNRVPETPRRGSNDEVSVLIASTYDMARRLNSLIMYKYQMEIKQKESQLQLLYQQINPHLLYNTLESIYWKSSLEGNVESAEMIKELSKLMKISLSRGRELITLEEELEHASAYIKLQQHRYDYVFAVIWNIAPETKSNLIPKITLQPLIENAIIHGVKNMDEDGEIIITSVLQNDRILITIEDNGYKQVDYKAIDLVLNDESPNPVSGYGIRNINQRVHLHFGPDYGISYGPRAAGGTVVTVTLPKSETIE; from the coding sequence ATGTTGTCGATGCTTATTAAACCTATCGTGAAGCTGAACGTCAAGCAGCAGCTGATTCTGCTGTTCCTGATTATGATCTCGCCCATCCTGATTTTGAACAGCTACGGCAACTATAAGGCAGAAGAGATTCTTAAGCGCCACGTCACCAATGCCTATGTGGAGCTGAACAAGCAGAATTTCGCCATCATTAACAGAGATATTGATACGGTTAACAAAATAACAACGACCGTCATCCAGAATCCGATCCTGCAGCAGCTCAATATGAGCGGGGATGATCCCGTGCTTGAACGCGTTGAGCGGTACGAAACCATTGAGAAGCTGCTGGGCAGCTACTCCCAGGGAGCCGAGCGGGGCGACGGGATCTATTACTCGCTGTATGTGTATGATCCGGATAACTATTACTTTTTCGCTCCCAATTTTCCTCAGGTGAAGAAGGCGGGGGTTTATTTTTTCTCCAAGGGTGAAATGCCGTATTGGTTCGAGCAGGTGGTGCAGCAGAAGGGCCACGGTTATCTGATGTTCACCGAGAAGCTGAGCCCGCAGGCCGAGGATCTGAAGACACTCACTTATGTCCGGGCAGTTAATAATATCTATAGAGGTGCTGGGACGATCGGTGTGCTCGTTGTGACCAAGATGGAATCGAAGATCGGTGAATCGCTGAAATCCATCTCCCTGCCGGACGGGGAAATTTATCTGACCGACATGAGTAACCGTGTGCTTGCCTCTACTACGAATTCAACGGGGGAAGTTATTGCTCTGCCTGAGGGATCTGAAGCCGGTGACCCGGAGGGGACCGAGGATATCATCACGGATGACTTCATATATGTAGTCAACAACAATCACGCCTTCGAGCAGAAGCTGGTGTATAAGGTTCCGGTCAAGGCGCTGCTGCAGCAGCAGAACGAAATGAAACGTGTCATTCAATACATAACCGTTGCGTACGCACTGTTTGGGCTGATCATCATCACCTACTTCTGGCGTTCGCTGATGACTCCTTTGCAGAAGCTGGCTTTTTTTGTGCGCAAGTATGAGCCTGGCAACCGCGTTCCCGAGACTCCCCGGAGAGGCAGCAATGATGAGGTCAGTGTGCTGATCGCTTCCACCTATGATATGGCCCGCAGGCTCAACAGCCTGATCATGTACAAATACCAGATGGAGATCAAGCAGAAGGAATCTCAGCTGCAGCTGCTCTATCAGCAGATCAATCCGCATTTACTATACAACACCCTGGAGAGTATTTATTGGAAAAGCTCGCTGGAGGGCAATGTGGAATCCGCGGAAATGATCAAGGAATTATCCAAGCTGATGAAGATCAGCTTAAGCCGGGGGAGAGAGCTGATCACGCTTGAGGAGGAGCTTGAGCATGCCAGTGCCTACATCAAGCTGCAGCAGCATCGGTATGACTATGTGTTCGCCGTCATCTGGAATATTGCTCCTGAAACCAAAAGCAATCTGATTCCCAAGATCACCCTGCAGCCGTTAATCGAAAATGCCATTATTCACGGTGTCAAAAATATGGATGAGGACGGCGAAATCATCATCACCTCCGTTCTGCAGAATGACAGGATTCTGATTACCATTGAGGATAACGGCTATAAGCAGGTCGACTACAAGGCAATTGATCTGGTGCTGAATGATGAGAGCCCCAATCCTGTCAGCGGATATGGCATCCGTAATATTAATCAGCGGGTTCATCTGCATTTTGGCCCGGACTACGGAATCAGCTATGGCCCGCGTGCCGCCGGAGGAACCGTCGTGACAGTAACCCTTCCGAAATCAGAGACTATAGAGTAG
- a CDS encoding alpha/beta hydrolase, with amino-acid sequence MNKDSSYNQSVTYWKQYQKFFPDDMQINESHLPTEEWMTWNNAHIHLDRMPVPDAQLKIIFIHGAGGNGRLLAPYARMLQTYGYEVVSPDLPPYGLSYTDSAESLDYQLWIDILNELIEQELKRDGKPVILLGSSIGGMLAYHTAVQSKRVKGLIATTFVDTSDSKVRDQLAPNKLISRLGGWCMNQFPSLLDSLQISVNKVSRMKWITNNAELTRLIMNDPLAAGTSIPLRLLRTFLNMKPVIKPENFEVCPVLLVHPQLDPMTPYRFSKPFYDNLKSRKEYVSLEGAGHFPIEQRGLEQMIVAVLAFLRTIENELERE; translated from the coding sequence ATGAACAAGGATTCTTCCTATAATCAATCGGTGACCTATTGGAAACAATATCAAAAGTTTTTCCCTGATGACATGCAGATCAATGAAAGTCACTTACCCACAGAAGAGTGGATGACCTGGAACAATGCTCATATTCACCTGGATCGTATGCCTGTTCCTGATGCACAATTGAAAATCATTTTCATTCATGGAGCTGGCGGCAATGGCAGGTTGCTCGCTCCTTATGCACGAATGCTGCAAACCTACGGTTATGAAGTAGTGTCGCCGGATCTGCCGCCTTATGGTCTAAGCTATACCGATTCAGCGGAATCATTGGATTATCAGCTCTGGATTGACATCCTTAATGAATTGATCGAACAGGAGCTGAAACGGGACGGCAAGCCTGTCATTCTGCTGGGCTCCAGTATTGGAGGCATGTTAGCTTATCACACGGCTGTACAAAGTAAACGGGTCAAAGGGTTGATTGCAACAACATTTGTGGATACGAGTGATTCAAAAGTTCGTGATCAGTTAGCTCCTAACAAACTCATTAGCCGGTTAGGGGGATGGTGTATGAATCAATTCCCTTCCCTATTAGACTCCTTGCAGATCTCTGTCAATAAAGTATCCCGGATGAAATGGATCACGAACAACGCTGAACTGACCAGACTCATTATGAATGATCCTCTTGCGGCAGGCACATCTATTCCCTTACGCTTATTAAGAACGTTCTTAAATATGAAACCTGTGATTAAACCTGAGAACTTTGAGGTTTGCCCGGTATTGCTCGTTCATCCTCAATTAGACCCTATGACTCCTTACCGCTTCAGTAAACCGTTTTATGATAATCTCAAAAGCAGAAAAGAGTATGTGAGTTTAGAGGGTGCGGGTCATTTTCCGATTGAACAACGGGGGCTGGAGCAGATGATTGTTGCTGTGCTTGCTTTTTTGAGAACGATAGAGAACGAACTCGAGAGAGAATGA
- a CDS encoding alpha/beta hydrolase, which produces METLLLWPEGAPGALGNSDEDRPAITPYLVEGKQNAAVVICPGGGYAMRADHEGGPVAEWLNTLGISAFVLRYRVAPYKYPSALQDAQRALRTIRFRADEFGIDPDRLAILGFSAGGHLASTAGVLYDLGNPDHPEPLERLSSRPDRLILCYPVISMTEGVTHQGSKENLLGVSPDEQLPLRLSSEFQVSAETPPTFLWHTSDDASVPVENSLLFAAGLSRHRVPFDLHIYAHGIHGIGLGADEPHTRTWTDACASWLELNGYTKA; this is translated from the coding sequence ATGGAAACGTTATTGCTATGGCCTGAGGGTGCGCCCGGAGCGCTGGGAAACAGTGATGAGGACCGGCCCGCGATTACACCTTATTTAGTTGAAGGCAAGCAGAATGCCGCTGTTGTGATTTGTCCGGGAGGCGGCTATGCGATGCGTGCCGATCACGAGGGAGGGCCGGTTGCAGAATGGTTGAACACACTCGGGATTTCAGCGTTTGTGCTGCGCTACCGTGTTGCACCTTATAAATACCCGAGTGCGCTACAGGATGCGCAAAGAGCGTTGCGGACGATCCGCTTCCGGGCGGATGAATTCGGAATTGACCCGGACCGACTGGCCATTCTGGGCTTCTCCGCCGGTGGACATCTGGCTTCGACGGCCGGGGTGTTATATGATCTGGGAAATCCCGATCATCCGGAGCCGCTGGAGAGGCTGTCCAGCCGGCCGGACCGGCTGATTCTATGCTACCCGGTCATTTCCATGACCGAAGGGGTAACGCATCAGGGCTCGAAGGAGAACCTGCTGGGAGTAAGCCCGGATGAGCAATTGCCGCTGCGGCTTAGCAGTGAGTTCCAGGTGAGCGCAGAGACTCCGCCAACATTCCTCTGGCATACCTCAGATGACGCTTCCGTTCCCGTAGAGAACAGCCTGCTGTTCGCCGCAGGGCTGAGCCGTCACCGTGTTCCGTTCGATCTGCACATTTATGCACATGGGATACACGGGATTGGTTTAGGAGCCGATGAGCCGCATACACGGACCTGGACCGATGCCTGTGCTTCCTGGCTGGAATTGAACGGCTATACCAAAGCATGA